Proteins encoded together in one Halalkaliarchaeum sp. AArc-CO window:
- the cooS gene encoding anaerobic carbon-monoxide dehydrogenase catalytic subunit, with translation MSSQPDGEYELPEDRLEESQPQCPFGVGGGCCRICYMGPCRVTDGAHGMDRGVCGATPGTVAARNLYREIAAGAASHADHAREIVEVLEEIADGGLSAYDIQDPEKLEEIAADLGIEAETDDENELAKLVAEAAVEDFQGAGETLNWLDRMPDEQREFLREQGIQPKPSVDMEVARAMHRTTQGNDADPAHLLTGALEAGMADGYAGLTMGTDLQDVVFGRPQPVETEANLGTLEADQVNIAVHGHSPVLSEMIVEMADELEPAAREVGAEGINLVGICCTGNELAERRGIPLAAHSTQAELAVTTGALDAMVADIQCIWPGIGDVIECHHTKLLTTTDYVRIPGAEHVSFDPETAEADAREIVQRGIAAYEDRNSRQEYDVEIPEERTSALVGISEDYVLEVLEAASPEDPVAPVVDALAAGQLKGIVGIVGCPNPKQRTADMTERLIEGLLEENVLPIVTGCIGHVTAQAGYLDPARTDELAGDGLAEVLHALGDAAGLDGPLPPVWHMGSCVDNSRIGNLVRAISEGADVPTRELPVAASAPELIAEKAVSIGTWALTLGLPVHTAPTLHMDQSEEVSRIMTEDLKEITGGYAIQEEDPDAAIDALVAAVDERRLALFDETGA, from the coding sequence ATGTCTTCCCAGCCAGACGGAGAGTACGAACTGCCGGAGGATCGTCTCGAGGAGAGCCAACCGCAGTGTCCGTTCGGCGTCGGCGGCGGCTGCTGCCGGATCTGTTACATGGGTCCGTGCCGGGTGACCGACGGGGCACACGGAATGGACCGGGGGGTCTGCGGGGCGACGCCGGGGACCGTCGCCGCGCGGAACCTCTACCGGGAGATCGCCGCGGGTGCCGCGAGTCACGCCGACCACGCCCGCGAAATCGTCGAGGTGCTCGAAGAGATCGCCGACGGCGGGCTGTCGGCGTACGACATCCAGGACCCAGAGAAGCTCGAGGAGATCGCCGCCGACCTGGGGATCGAGGCCGAAACCGACGACGAAAACGAACTCGCGAAGCTGGTCGCCGAGGCCGCGGTCGAAGACTTCCAGGGCGCAGGCGAGACGCTCAACTGGCTCGACCGGATGCCCGACGAACAGCGAGAGTTCCTGAGAGAGCAGGGGATCCAGCCGAAACCGAGCGTCGACATGGAGGTCGCCCGGGCGATGCACCGGACGACACAGGGCAACGACGCCGACCCGGCCCACCTGCTTACCGGGGCGCTGGAGGCGGGGATGGCCGACGGCTACGCCGGCCTCACGATGGGCACCGACCTCCAGGACGTCGTCTTCGGCCGGCCGCAGCCGGTCGAGACCGAGGCGAACCTGGGTACCCTCGAGGCGGACCAGGTGAACATCGCGGTCCACGGCCACTCGCCGGTGCTCAGCGAGATGATCGTCGAGATGGCCGACGAACTCGAGCCGGCAGCTCGCGAGGTGGGAGCCGAGGGGATCAACCTCGTCGGGATCTGCTGTACCGGCAACGAGCTGGCCGAACGGCGGGGGATCCCGCTTGCGGCCCACAGCACCCAGGCCGAACTGGCCGTCACCACGGGCGCGCTGGACGCGATGGTCGCCGATATCCAGTGCATCTGGCCCGGCATCGGCGACGTGATCGAGTGTCACCACACGAAGCTGTTGACGACGACCGACTACGTCCGGATTCCGGGCGCCGAACACGTGAGTTTCGACCCCGAGACCGCCGAGGCGGACGCCCGCGAGATCGTCCAGCGGGGGATCGCCGCCTACGAGGACCGCAATAGCAGACAGGAGTACGACGTCGAGATCCCCGAGGAACGAACAAGCGCGCTGGTGGGCATTTCGGAGGACTACGTGCTGGAGGTGCTGGAGGCCGCCTCTCCGGAGGATCCGGTCGCGCCGGTCGTCGACGCGCTCGCAGCCGGCCAGCTGAAAGGGATCGTCGGGATTGTCGGCTGTCCGAATCCGAAACAGCGCACCGCCGACATGACCGAACGACTGATCGAAGGGTTGCTCGAGGAGAACGTGCTGCCGATCGTCACCGGCTGCATCGGGCACGTCACCGCCCAGGCGGGCTATCTCGACCCCGCCCGGACCGACGAACTCGCCGGCGACGGACTCGCCGAGGTGCTGCACGCGCTGGGCGACGCCGCCGGACTCGACGGCCCCCTGCCGCCGGTGTGGCACATGGGTTCCTGTGTCGACAACTCCCGGATCGGCAACCTGGTCCGGGCGATCTCGGAGGGCGCCGACGTCCCGACCAGGGAGCTGCCCGTCGCCGCCAGCGCGCCGGAGCTCATCGCCGAGAAGGCCGTGAGCATCGGCACGTGGGCGCTGACGCTCGGGCTGCCGGTTCACACCGCGCCGACGCTGCACATGGATCAAAGCGAAGAGGTCAGCCGGATCATGACCGAAGACCTGAAAGAGATCACCGGCGGGTACGCGATCCAGGAGGAGGACCCCGACGCGGCGATCGACGCACTCGTGGCGGCGGTCGACGAACGCCGGCTGGCGCTGTTCGACGAGACGGGAGCGTGA
- a CDS encoding AAA family ATPase, whose product MCEECGCHEGAGHDHDHPHDHDHDHPHDHDHDHPHDHDHDHPHDHDHDHDLGDDEPESVVDGPLRIAVTGKGGVGKSTLSAALSARLTREGDVVAVDADPDMNLAATIGCAEPPAITRKRELIEDRAGGGGLVRLSPDVEDVLESHSTRFGDGDRGRLLTIGAPEGANTGCLCAENSVVQSLVRSALDADYAVLDMEAGIEHLGRGTARDVDAMIVVVGPSQSAIETAKGIRELATEMGVEEVYAVVNRVREGEGEAVREALSLPVLETVPYDEDVAAAALSGTPPVDASDRLTVAVERILRGIDCRIDGADDVTSRFVSAPGSPVE is encoded by the coding sequence ATGTGTGAGGAGTGCGGCTGTCACGAGGGCGCGGGGCACGACCACGACCACCCACACGACCACGACCACGACCACCCACACGACCACGACCACGACCACCCACACGACCACGACCACGACCACCCACACGACCACGACCACGACCACGACCTCGGCGACGACGAACCCGAGTCAGTCGTCGACGGCCCGCTGCGGATCGCGGTGACCGGCAAGGGCGGCGTCGGGAAGTCGACGCTGTCGGCCGCGCTTTCCGCGCGGCTCACCCGGGAGGGCGACGTCGTCGCCGTCGACGCCGACCCCGACATGAACCTGGCGGCGACGATCGGCTGCGCGGAGCCGCCGGCGATCACCCGAAAGCGGGAGCTCATCGAGGACCGGGCCGGCGGCGGGGGGCTCGTGCGGCTCTCCCCCGACGTCGAGGACGTCCTCGAGAGCCACTCGACCCGGTTCGGCGACGGCGACCGCGGGCGCCTGCTGACGATCGGCGCGCCGGAGGGGGCGAACACGGGGTGTCTGTGTGCCGAAAACAGCGTCGTCCAGTCACTGGTCCGGTCGGCGCTCGACGCGGACTACGCCGTGCTCGACATGGAGGCCGGCATCGAGCATCTCGGTCGGGGAACAGCGCGCGACGTCGACGCGATGATCGTGGTCGTCGGCCCGTCGCAGTCGGCAATCGAGACTGCCAAGGGGATCCGGGAGCTGGCGACGGAGATGGGCGTCGAGGAGGTGTACGCCGTCGTCAATCGGGTCCGGGAGGGCGAGGGCGAGGCCGTCCGGGAGGCGCTGTCGCTGCCGGTGCTGGAGACGGTGCCGTACGACGAAGACGTCGCCGCGGCGGCGCTTTCGGGCACCCCGCCCGTCGACGCCAGTGATCGGCTGACCGTCGCCGTCGAACGGATCCTCCGGGGGATCGACTGCCGGATCGACGGCGCGGACGACGTCACTTCTCGTTTTGTTTCCGCTCCCGGATCGCCTGTCGAGTGA
- a CDS encoding AarF/ABC1/UbiB kinase family protein: MVTLVTLRAYWRFVLIVRRFFPLIVAYARDRRRYLLFGSSRDVDYDTQVERAEILLETLLTLGPTFIKLGQLLSTRPDILPPAYIDVISSLQDDVPPAPWGESRQVLEEELGAVEEAFDEFDTEPISGASLGQVYVATYEGQRVAVKIRRPGIEELVEADLRAIRWLLPVLKRFIGEGRAFSLENLADEFAKTIREEMDYDRERAILREIRDNFEGNDSLVIPEPVESACTARVLTMEYIPGTKISDVEELDAMGLDRTDVAVDLQRVYMQMIIEDGVFHADPHPGNLAVAEDGTIIFYDFGMSGRVDPFIQDKIVDFYVAVAQQDTDAILQTLIEMGTISPNVDREVMGEVMELAIADARGEDIEQYRVNQVLASVESTIYEFPLRLPRNLALILRVVTVLEGVCVTLDEDFDFISVATDYLSEKGYYEQTARELAERGARQLQSTAEAMVTIPPKLDRTLDRLERDSLSVNVAVEDDHDVFAKLAKRLTYTIFSAVGVLSASIIYAFGADWRIAAAVALLTLVPLLFLYRSFRTPKAIRARPQFTRQAIRERKQNEK; the protein is encoded by the coding sequence GTGGTCACGCTGGTCACTCTCCGCGCGTACTGGCGGTTCGTCCTGATCGTCCGCCGGTTCTTCCCGCTGATCGTCGCCTACGCCAGAGACAGGCGACGGTATCTCCTGTTCGGTTCCTCAAGGGACGTCGACTACGACACGCAGGTGGAACGCGCCGAGATCCTGCTGGAGACGCTTCTCACGCTCGGACCGACGTTTATCAAGCTCGGACAGCTGCTGTCGACGCGTCCCGACATCCTCCCGCCGGCGTACATCGACGTCATCTCGAGTCTGCAGGACGACGTCCCGCCGGCACCGTGGGGCGAGTCCAGACAGGTGCTCGAGGAGGAGCTCGGCGCCGTCGAGGAGGCGTTCGACGAGTTCGACACCGAGCCGATAAGCGGTGCCTCGTTGGGCCAGGTGTACGTCGCCACCTACGAGGGACAGCGGGTGGCCGTCAAGATTCGCCGGCCGGGGATCGAGGAACTGGTCGAGGCGGATCTCCGGGCGATCCGGTGGCTGTTGCCCGTGTTGAAGCGATTTATCGGGGAGGGTCGAGCGTTCTCGCTGGAGAACCTCGCCGACGAGTTCGCAAAGACGATCCGCGAGGAGATGGACTACGACCGGGAACGGGCGATCCTCCGGGAGATCCGCGACAACTTCGAGGGCAACGACAGTCTCGTCATCCCGGAGCCGGTCGAATCCGCATGCACCGCCCGGGTGCTCACGATGGAGTACATCCCCGGGACCAAGATCAGCGACGTCGAGGAGCTCGATGCGATGGGGTTAGACCGGACCGACGTCGCCGTCGACCTCCAGCGGGTGTACATGCAGATGATCATCGAGGACGGCGTCTTCCACGCCGATCCTCACCCGGGGAACCTCGCAGTCGCCGAGGACGGAACGATCATCTTCTACGACTTCGGCATGTCCGGTCGGGTGGACCCGTTCATCCAGGACAAGATCGTCGACTTCTACGTCGCAGTCGCCCAGCAGGACACCGACGCGATCCTCCAGACGCTCATCGAGATGGGAACGATCTCGCCGAACGTCGATCGGGAGGTGATGGGTGAGGTGATGGAACTCGCGATCGCTGACGCCCGCGGGGAGGACATCGAACAGTATCGGGTGAACCAGGTGCTCGCCAGCGTCGAGTCGACAATCTACGAGTTCCCGCTCCGGTTGCCCCGGAACCTGGCGCTCATTCTCCGGGTGGTCACGGTTCTGGAGGGAGTGTGTGTCACGCTCGACGAGGACTTCGACTTCATCTCCGTCGCGACCGATTACCTCTCGGAGAAGGGCTACTACGAGCAGACCGCCCGGGAGCTGGCCGAGCGGGGCGCCAGACAGCTCCAGTCGACCGCGGAGGCGATGGTCACGATTCCGCCGAAGCTCGACCGGACCCTCGACCGACTCGAACGCGACAGCCTGTCGGTCAACGTCGCCGTCGAGGACGACCACGACGTGTTCGCGAAGCTCGCAAAGCGGCTCACGTACACGATCTTTTCGGCGGTCGGCGTGCTCTCGGCGTCGATCATCTACGCGTTCGGGGCCGACTGGCGAATCGCGGCGGCGGTCGCGCTTCTCACGCTGGTGCCGCTTTTGTTCCTCTACCGGTCGTTCCGCACGCCGAAGGCGATCCGGGCGCGCCCGCAGTTCACTCGACAGGCGATCCGGGAGCGGAAACAAAACGAGAAGTGA
- a CDS encoding Hsp20/alpha crystallin family protein, translating into MSALREALRELPEAIFADLLESEDAYLLVIDLPGATAETTEVIAEPNRIDVEARREKISPEGFQYVREDRPLFLDAELPLPPDCVGDAAEAEMDGGVLEIRLPKRDAAGRREIPIDET; encoded by the coding sequence ATGTCCGCGTTACGGGAAGCCCTTCGGGAGCTTCCGGAGGCGATCTTCGCCGATCTGCTCGAGTCGGAGGACGCATATTTGCTCGTCATCGACCTGCCCGGAGCGACTGCGGAGACGACGGAAGTGATCGCGGAGCCGAACCGGATCGACGTGGAGGCACGTCGGGAGAAGATCTCTCCCGAGGGGTTCCAGTACGTCCGCGAGGACCGGCCGCTGTTTCTCGACGCCGAACTGCCGTTGCCCCCCGACTGTGTCGGCGACGCGGCGGAGGCGGAGATGGACGGCGGGGTCCTGGAGATCCGGCTGCCCAAACGCGACGCGGCGGGGCGCAGAGAGATCCCGATCGACGAAACCTAG
- a CDS encoding HAD family hydrolase, with protein sequence MALDTYEVWLFDLDGTVVDVEWPYTRELFDRVGDRIGREFTDREALTLWHGLGGDRNAQLREWALEPTTFWDTFHATEDPLERAEATYLHPDAERLIREIHGPIGLVTHSQEFLASPVLDTLDIRDWFDVVVCCTDELGWKPDPAPVRYALRAMDAADAERVVLAGDSSTDVGAAWNAGYDAVHVERHGHDNRGRCVLADFMIQSFDEFPRLPLVDADLGVTGHRRAGGAPETDPTQASD encoded by the coding sequence ATGGCGCTCGACACGTACGAGGTGTGGCTGTTCGACCTCGACGGCACGGTCGTCGACGTAGAGTGGCCGTACACTCGGGAGCTGTTCGACCGCGTCGGCGACCGCATCGGCCGGGAGTTCACCGACCGGGAGGCGCTGACGCTCTGGCACGGACTCGGCGGCGACCGGAACGCACAGCTCCGGGAGTGGGCGCTCGAGCCGACGACGTTCTGGGACACGTTTCACGCCACCGAGGACCCCCTCGAGCGCGCCGAGGCCACGTATCTCCACCCCGACGCCGAGCGCCTGATCCGCGAGATCCACGGGCCGATCGGCCTTGTCACCCACAGCCAGGAGTTCCTGGCCTCGCCGGTGCTGGATACCCTCGACATCCGCGACTGGTTCGACGTCGTCGTCTGCTGTACCGACGAACTCGGCTGGAAGCCCGACCCAGCACCGGTCCGGTACGCGCTCCGGGCGATGGACGCCGCCGACGCCGAACGGGTCGTGCTCGCCGGCGACAGCTCCACCGACGTCGGCGCCGCCTGGAACGCCGGCTACGACGCCGTCCACGTCGAGCGACACGGTCACGACAACCGGGGGCGGTGTGTGCTCGCGGACTTCATGATCCAGTCGTTCGACGAATTCCCCCGCCTGCCGCTCGTCGACGCCGACCTCGGCGTGACTGGCCACCGCCGGGCCGGCGGCGCACCGGAGACCGACCCGACGCAGGCTAGCGACTGA
- a CDS encoding Nif3-like dinuclear metal center hexameric protein, with protein sequence MRLSEFAAKLDDRLDTEAYADVDASANGLQVGPSPDAGAVGNDPVVDHAAFAVDAAMETIEAAADAGADVLVTHHGLVWGGLDRITGSDYARLAPLVEGDLALYVSHLPLDGHQELGNAAGIADLLGVTDRAPFGELGGEYIGIHGEIPGGTSTTQLAETLETELDTGSGDVRLLDFGPANVSDVAIVTGSGTDWLGEAVAAGVDVLVTGEGKGKVYHEAREAGISVVLAGHYATETFGVRALQDVVDGWGIETTYLGHPTGL encoded by the coding sequence ATGCGACTCTCGGAGTTTGCCGCGAAACTCGACGACAGACTCGACACGGAGGCGTACGCCGACGTCGACGCGAGCGCGAACGGGCTACAGGTCGGCCCCTCGCCCGACGCGGGCGCGGTCGGCAACGATCCCGTGGTGGACCACGCCGCCTTCGCGGTCGACGCCGCGATGGAGACGATCGAGGCGGCCGCAGACGCGGGCGCTGACGTGCTCGTTACCCACCACGGGCTGGTCTGGGGTGGGCTGGACCGGATCACCGGCAGCGACTACGCCCGGCTGGCGCCGCTTGTCGAAGGGGATCTCGCCCTGTACGTCTCGCATCTCCCGCTGGACGGTCACCAGGAACTGGGCAACGCGGCGGGGATCGCCGACCTGCTGGGCGTGACGGATCGGGCGCCGTTCGGCGAACTCGGCGGGGAGTACATCGGAATACACGGAGAGATCCCGGGTGGAACCAGCACGACGCAGCTCGCAGAGACGCTCGAGACCGAACTCGACACCGGCTCCGGCGACGTTCGGCTACTGGATTTCGGGCCGGCGAACGTCTCGGACGTGGCGATCGTCACCGGCTCCGGGACCGACTGGCTCGGCGAGGCGGTTGCCGCCGGCGTGGATGTGCTGGTCACCGGCGAAGGGAAAGGAAAGGTGTACCACGAGGCACGCGAAGCCGGCATCTCGGTCGTCCTGGCGGGCCACTACGCGACGGAGACGTTCGGAGTTCGGGCGCTCCAGGACGTCGTCGACGGCTGGGGGATCGAGACGACGTACCTCGGTCATCCCACCGGCCTGTAG
- a CDS encoding CrcB family protein: MDGQLTAENRRRLRNAAIVAVGGYLGANGRYGISLLVPGALEATLLVNVLGSFLLGTLVYRGLTGGELSSRLELLFGTGFLSSFTTYSTFVLDATTHPESAILYVLASYALGFGAVLLARGVIRRTSVGEQLTGGDRE, from the coding sequence ATGGACGGACAGCTCACAGCCGAGAACCGACGACGCCTCCGAAACGCCGCGATCGTCGCCGTCGGCGGCTACCTCGGCGCGAACGGGCGATACGGGATCTCGCTTCTCGTTCCGGGAGCACTGGAGGCGACGCTTCTGGTGAACGTCCTCGGGAGCTTTCTGCTCGGAACGCTGGTGTACAGAGGGCTCACCGGCGGGGAGCTCTCCTCGCGACTCGAGTTGTTGTTCGGTACCGGCTTCCTCTCGTCGTTTACCACCTACAGTACGTTCGTCCTCGACGCGACGACCCACCCCGAAAGTGCGATTCTGTACGTGCTCGCGAGCTACGCGCTCGGATTCGGCGCGGTGCTTCTCGCCCGGGGAGTGATCCGACGGACCTCGGTCGGAGAGCAGCTCACGGGAGGCGACCGGGAATGA
- the crcB gene encoding fluoride efflux transporter CrcB, with protein sequence MNSLLAVQLVGVGGALGALLRYGAYAALPTDEYPFATLLVNVLGSFLLGVVTFGGAGEGAALFVGVGVCGAFTTYSSFSVDVVRLWERGRPTHAAVHAVGNLALSLLAVGVAWLLVELVV encoded by the coding sequence ATGAACTCGCTTCTGGCGGTACAGCTGGTCGGGGTCGGCGGGGCGCTGGGTGCACTGTTGCGGTACGGGGCGTACGCGGCGCTGCCGACGGACGAATACCCGTTCGCGACGCTTCTGGTGAACGTCCTCGGGAGTTTTCTGCTCGGAGTCGTCACCTTCGGCGGCGCGGGAGAGGGCGCAGCGCTGTTCGTCGGGGTGGGCGTCTGTGGCGCGTTCACGACGTACTCCTCGTTCAGCGTCGACGTCGTCCGCCTGTGGGAGCGCGGTCGACCCACACACGCAGCCGTCCACGCCGTCGGGAACCTCGCGCTGTCGCTTCTGGCCGTCGGCGTCGCGTGGCTTCTCGTCGAACTGGTGGTGTGA
- a CDS encoding SRPBCC family protein — MKTFEHTIEIAAPVEHVFEFDSNPENWSRTMGSMHDVEIIEETDDSTRLHATYKLLGTSMDLEMEFRVVEPNEHTMVTIEGDGMTGEIHNYFSETDSGTQLRHRAEYDLGDSLFDRILAPVASRYNERQLGAHLQNTKELVEAEVEAETAVPA; from the coding sequence ATGAAAACGTTCGAACACACGATCGAGATCGCAGCACCCGTCGAACACGTCTTCGAGTTCGACAGCAATCCAGAAAACTGGTCGCGGACCATGGGCAGCATGCACGACGTGGAGATCATCGAAGAGACCGACGACAGCACCCGGCTGCACGCCACCTACAAACTGCTCGGTACCTCGATGGACCTCGAGATGGAGTTTCGCGTCGTCGAACCGAACGAACACACGATGGTCACGATCGAGGGGGACGGGATGACCGGCGAAATCCACAACTACTTCTCGGAGACCGACTCCGGGACGCAGCTTCGCCACCGCGCGGAGTACGACCTCGGCGATTCGCTGTTTGACCGCATCCTCGCGCCGGTCGCCTCGCGGTACAACGAGCGACAGCTCGGGGCGCACCTCCAGAACACGAAAGAGCTCGTCGAAGCCGAAGTCGAAGCAGAGACGGCTGTTCCAGCCTGA